In Humulus lupulus chromosome 7, drHumLupu1.1, whole genome shotgun sequence, the following are encoded in one genomic region:
- the LOC133788245 gene encoding uncharacterized protein LOC133788245 isoform X2: MYNRGAAGLAYCYEQMDDLCRQCTTSIGGLWKAWEVWGREYIPSLRVTSQCIMSKVFPRSLLWISCPLPSMEHSILLDYYREILDNLTFKDVQWFPWGERKRQPAYVRFSEQPNTRRILLLGLHGGEWYLAERVTMQSYNIPQTNIPKIPPKSMIVKEKTILISNNWCLAGKPGRNFFKKSTKLTYDEYISLFLSSNNNEERKCIAATGLLARLDGVQSNLIQQINTTSETFKTYSNILTTLMIDLAQNSPTEPSRRPTIEDNVSTN, translated from the exons ATGTACAACCGGGGCGCTGCGGGCTTGGCTTACTGTTATGAACAAATGGACGACCTATGCAGACAATGCACCACCTCCATAGGAGGACTATGGAAAGCATGGGAG GTGTGGGGAAGAGAATACATTCCTTCTTTGCGGGTTACATCTCAGTGCATCATGTCCAAGGTATTTCCAAGATCCTTGCTATGGATTAGCTGCCCTCTGCCAAGCATGGAACATTCAATCCTATTGGACTACTACAGAGAAATACTAGATAATCTAACTTTTAAAGAT GTTCAATGGTTCCCTTGGGGGGAAAGAAAACGCCAACCTGCGTATGTGAGGTTCTCCGAACAACCAAACACTCGTAGAATCCTCCTATTGGGATTGCATGGAGGCGAATGGTACTTGGCTGAAAGAGTCACAATGCAAAGTTACAACATTCCACAAACAAATATCCCCAAGATACCTCCAAAATCAATGATAGTAAAAGAGAAAACAATTCTTATATCAAATAATTGGTGCTTAGCTGGGAAGCCCGGAaggaattttttcaaaaaatcCACTAAGTTGACATATGACGAGTACATATCGCTATTCTTGTCCAGCAACAATAATGAAGAG AGAAAATGCATAGCTGCCACAGGACTACTTGCTAGGTTGGATGGTGTCCAATCAAATCTAATTCAACAGATTAACACAACTAGTGAGACCTTCAAGACATACTCCAACATCCTAACAACCTTGATGATTGATCTG GCACAAAATTCCCCAACAGAACCAAGCAGAAGACCGACAATTGAAGATAACGTCAGCAccaactaa
- the LOC133788245 gene encoding uncharacterized protein LOC133788245 isoform X1, translated as MTTKTLEVEEILARVFLIALLGSTLFARSNNMVNVCLLPSLVIIDEVGMYNRGAAGLAYCYEQMDDLCRQCTTSIGGLWKAWEVWGREYIPSLRVTSQCIMSKVFPRSLLWISCPLPSMEHSILLDYYREILDNLTFKDVQWFPWGERKRQPAYVRFSEQPNTRRILLLGLHGGEWYLAERVTMQSYNIPQTNIPKIPPKSMIVKEKTILISNNWCLAGKPGRNFFKKSTKLTYDEYISLFLSSNNNEERKCIAATGLLARLDGVQSNLIQQINTTSETFKTYSNILTTLMIDLAQNSPTEPSRRPTIEDNVSTN; from the exons ATGACGACTAAAACATTGGAGGTTGAAGAGATACTAGCCAGAGTGTTCTTAATAGCACTGCTTGGATCAACATTATTTGCACGGAGCAATAACATGGTCAATGTGTGTTTGTTACCATCCCTTGTTATAATTGACGAGGTAGGAATGTACAACCGGGGCGCTGCGGGCTTGGCTTACTGTTATGAACAAATGGACGACCTATGCAGACAATGCACCACCTCCATAGGAGGACTATGGAAAGCATGGGAG GTGTGGGGAAGAGAATACATTCCTTCTTTGCGGGTTACATCTCAGTGCATCATGTCCAAGGTATTTCCAAGATCCTTGCTATGGATTAGCTGCCCTCTGCCAAGCATGGAACATTCAATCCTATTGGACTACTACAGAGAAATACTAGATAATCTAACTTTTAAAGAT GTTCAATGGTTCCCTTGGGGGGAAAGAAAACGCCAACCTGCGTATGTGAGGTTCTCCGAACAACCAAACACTCGTAGAATCCTCCTATTGGGATTGCATGGAGGCGAATGGTACTTGGCTGAAAGAGTCACAATGCAAAGTTACAACATTCCACAAACAAATATCCCCAAGATACCTCCAAAATCAATGATAGTAAAAGAGAAAACAATTCTTATATCAAATAATTGGTGCTTAGCTGGGAAGCCCGGAaggaattttttcaaaaaatcCACTAAGTTGACATATGACGAGTACATATCGCTATTCTTGTCCAGCAACAATAATGAAGAG AGAAAATGCATAGCTGCCACAGGACTACTTGCTAGGTTGGATGGTGTCCAATCAAATCTAATTCAACAGATTAACACAACTAGTGAGACCTTCAAGACATACTCCAACATCCTAACAACCTTGATGATTGATCTG GCACAAAATTCCCCAACAGAACCAAGCAGAAGACCGACAATTGAAGATAACGTCAGCAccaactaa
- the LOC133791816 gene encoding uncharacterized protein LOC133791816, translating to MLGKDCLHENISLVILQFVKRFYDVRIDFIGTMVMHFFSNFKPVDGLQIFIPVHIQNIRHFVLFLLHVGIKVVEIWDSLLHKGKSRGAKLVQPVLKQLDDLLGDQIASMGPDWSFSSFTVSTVTNVPQQSNSYDCGIFVVNWMEQRPIDDFQHDSKNERSRVAGNIFTSKCNKLKESVMVDAMIHRRGEVKRGRVGK from the exons ATGTTGGGGAAAGATTGTCTGCACGAGAATATTTCATTGGTGATCTTGCAATTTGTAAAAAGGTTTTATGATGTGAGAATAGATTTCATTGGTACCATGGTGAtgcattttttttctaattttaaaCCTGTTGATGGTCTGCAGATTTTTATCCCGGTGCACATTCAGAACATCCGTCACTTTGTCTTGTTTCTTCTTCATGTTGGGATAAAAGTGGTAGAAATTTGGGATTCTCTTCTTCACAAGGGTAAATCCAGAGGAGCGAAATTGGTACAACCAGTG CTAAAACAACTTGATGATCTGTTGGGAGACCAAATTGCAAGCATGGGACCTGACTGGTCATTTTCTAGCTTCACAGTTAGCACAGTGACTAATGTACCACAACAGTCTAATTCATATGACTGTGGTATATTTGTGGTTAATTGGATGGAGCAACGTCCTATTGATGACTTCCAGCATGATTCGAAA AATGAGAGGTCACGTGTAGCTGGTAATATATTTACCTCGAAATGCAACAAGTTAAAAGAATCGGTTATGGTGGATGCAATGATTCACAGAAGAGGAGAGGTTAAGCGTGGGCGAGTTGGAAAGTAG
- the LOC133791817 gene encoding protein FAR1-RELATED SEQUENCE 5-like: protein MDGIKPKTVTTDGDEAIKIALMEMMLEAVHKLCYWHLHNKTIVKVKDPAFASKMTDLVFKYYSVDEFEQKWADLKYEFDIEGTNYAKILHERRKSWAESYLGAKFFCGMTTTQRNEGVNAVLKKKLNRSLKLYEVVRAIDMSLSWIRQRQAFDDYETLHSSVELEKTNMPQIEEQLSNLYTRNMFYKVRHQMQKQGRYTVESTSDDDKGIILHLLKYPQSIVKRSVMVTTDREYFVCECQYILSFGTPCRHIFEAMKHVKVIEMPESLILKQWTLNAREPNHIGPNETYRHCENKNTKDQARFGSITSKMAEIPYIGSRSHEAYEETMRQLGKMHITLQMYVNHEVDEGDYDDNVKWQHHDQVVLEPIVTRSKGTAKMKGSKNAMKRKCSICKKTGHNKATCIRKGHQKINYDSDDEDDEHFEDAMPQCGGTTHTDEEMTPQ from the coding sequence ATGGATGGAATTAAACCGAAAACTGTAACCACTGATGGTGATGAAGCAATCAAAATAGCACTAATGGAAATGATGCTAGAAGCGGTGCACAAACTTTGTTATTGGCATTTGCACAACAAAACAATTGTCAAGGTGAAGGATCCCGCTTTTGCTAGCAAGATGACAGATCTAGTTTTCAAGTATTACTCGGTGGATGAATTTGAgcaaaagtgggctgatttgaaATATGAATTCGACATTGAAGGAACAAATTATGCAAAAATACTTCATGAAAGACGAAAGTCGTGGGCAGAAAGTTACTTGGGGGCAAAATTTTTTTGCGGGATGACTACAACACAGCGCAATGAGGGTGTCAATGCtgtcttgaaaaaaaaattaaaccgtTCACTCAAGTTGTATGAAGTGGTCAGAGCAATCGACATGTCCCTTTCATGGATCCGGCAAAGACAGGCGTTTGATGACTACGAGACACTCCATAGTAGTGTCGAGTTAGAGAAGACTAACATGCCTCAAATTGAGGAGCAGTTATCCAACCTATACACCAGGAACATGTTTTACAAAGTTAGGCATCAAATGCAAAAGCAAGGGAGATATACAGTTGAAAGTACTTCAGATGATGATAAAGGCATAATACTCCACCTATTGAAATACCCACAATCTATAGTGAAGAGATCTGTGATGGTTACTACTGACCGTGAATATTTTGTTTGTGAGTGCCAATATATTCTATCATTTGGTACTCCTTGTAGGCATATATTTGAGGCAATGAAACATGTGAAAGTGATTGAGATGCCAGAATCACTAATACTTAAGCAGTGGACACTTAATGCAAGAGAACCAAACCATATCGGGCCAAATGAGACTTATCGACATTGTGAGAACAAGAACACGAAAGACCAAGCAAGGTTTGGTAGTATCACAAGCAAGATGGCTGAAATTCCATACATTGGCTCTAGGAGCCATGAAGCTTACGAAGAGACTATGAGACAACTTGGTAAAATGCATATAACCTTGCAAATGTATGTCAATCATGAAGTAGATGAAGGCGACTACGACGATAACGTGAAATGGCAACACCATGACCAGGTTGTTTTAGAGCCGATTGTTACTAGATCAAAAGGAACTGCAAAGATGAAGGGCTCCAAGAATGCAATGAAAAGAAAATGTAGCATTTGCAAGAAAACTGGACACAACAAGGCAACTTGTATTAGAAAGGGTcatcaaaaaattaattatgacTCTGATGATGAAGACGATGAACATTTTGAAGATGCCATGCCTCAATGTGGTGGAACTACTCACACGGATGAAGAAATGACGCCCCAATGA
- the LOC133791815 gene encoding uncharacterized protein LOC133791815 — MEALALAMRILSESVQNLQNCYSELKEDVHKIEASINYLLEHVKGRDEDRWRFQGKILQFYFGSCDDIAAGSNLEKGHADEIGVKENEVGHGGDVGKSKDAIVEQDEVAKEKISLADLNVTTGSRRSGGFKSSVESSTSGGSRTVSGSAGGGKLALMRNCFKGQLSLGKLSWTEGNQGCYRVVYVGELILALYSFFHGPVDGMIKQTENSSCQMKRDCASSADRVRSVGGEKRKLESLSDNGGGNIGRGAFQVQKLGPFIVSTPLLDGDYGPLLDYIFDENLDGGYVLSYLSKVFVVCIFGKVGEKLILLHWC; from the exons ATGGAGGCTTTGGCATTGGCTATGAGGATCTTATCGGAATCTGTACAAAATCTCCAAAACTGTTATTCTGAGTTGAAGGAGGACGTACATAAAATTGAAGCTAGTATTAACTATCTATTAGAGCATGTTAAAGGGCGAGATGAGGATCGATGGAGGTTTCAAGGGAAAATTCTCCAATTTTATTTTGGAAGTTGCGATGACATTGCAGCAGGTAGCAACTTAGAAAAAGGCCATGCAGATGAAATTGGGGTGAAAGAAAACGAGGTTGGTCATGGCGGAGATGTTGGAAAAAGTAAGGATGCAATAGTTGAGCAGGATGAAGTTGCAAAGGAAAAAATTAGTTTGGCTGATTTGAATGTTACCACTGGTTCTCGTAGGAGTGGAGGTTTTAAAAGTAGTGTTGAAAGTTCAACAAGTGGTGGTAGCAGGACAGTGAGCGGTTCAGCAGGAGGTGGAAAACTTGCTTTGATGAGAAATTGTTTCAAAGGACAACTGAGTTTGGGAAAACTTTCATGGACCGAGGGAAATCA AGGTTGTTATAGAGTAGTATATGTTGGAGAACTAATTTTGGCACTTTATTCTTTTTTCCATGGGCCAGTAGATGGCATGATTAAGCAGACTGAGAATTCTTCTTGTCAAATGAAGCGTGATTGTGCGTCAAGTGCAGATCGTGTTAGGAGTGTGGGAGGAGAGAAG AGGAAATTGGAGTCACTCTCAGACAATGGTGGTGGCAATATTGGGAGAGGTGCTTTTCAGGTACAGAAGTTGGGTCCTTTTATAGTGTCTACCCCTCTCCTTGACGGTGATTATGGGCCACTTCTGGACTATATATTTGATGAGAATTTGGATGGAGGGTATGTGTTAAGTTATTTGTCGAAGGTTTTTGTAGTTTGTATATTTGGTAAAGTGGGAGAGAAGTTGATTTTGCTTCATTG GTGTTGA